The following are encoded together in the Streptococcus oralis genome:
- a CDS encoding TipC family immunity protein → MKKRKFVIFSLLMVLLLSFSGFQYYKYQRVHNIFDEIYYEESDYHNYTFLWKGRAFYKLKGLKIIDNGSQDLYKHSIDYKSVNLPNTIHSLGYYFYFGFQEMTKVGIEMRLRLPDTETTINVDYQYEVNNQQLERFMWYYDDESTGYFQQSQVEAFLADHGKTVDEIRKEADEILRHKVLKDWTSIYASRFSPDNWGEVTVKDIWRTE, encoded by the coding sequence ATGAAGAAGAGAAAATTTGTAATTTTTTCGTTGTTAATGGTTCTATTATTATCTTTCTCTGGTTTTCAGTACTATAAATATCAGAGAGTTCACAATATTTTTGATGAAATATACTACGAAGAAAGTGATTATCACAATTATACATTTCTCTGGAAAGGACGAGCTTTTTATAAGTTAAAAGGGTTAAAAATTATCGATAATGGATCTCAAGATTTATATAAACATTCTATTGATTATAAAAGTGTAAATTTACCAAACACTATTCATTCTCTAGGTTATTATTTTTATTTTGGATTTCAGGAGATGACGAAAGTTGGGATAGAAATGCGTTTGAGACTGCCAGATACAGAGACAACCATAAATGTAGATTACCAGTACGAGGTAAACAATCAGCAATTAGAACGGTTTATGTGGTACTATGATGATGAGAGTACAGGATATTTTCAGCAGTCTCAAGTAGAAGCCTTTCTAGCGGATCATGGAAAGACTGTCGATGAGATTCGCAAAGAAGCAGATGAAATACTCCGTCACAAAGTCCTTAAAGACTGGACTTCCATATATGCTAGTCGTTTTAGCCCAGATAATTGGGGAGAAGTGACAGTTAAGGATATATGGAGAACAGAATAA
- a CDS encoding D-alanine--D-alanine ligase, translated as MKQTIILLYGGRSAEREVSVLSAESVMRAVNYDRFTVKTFFISQSGDFIKTQEFSQTPGQEDRLMTNETIDWDKKIAPSSIYEEGAVVFPVLHGPMGEDGSVQGFLEVLKMPYVGCNILSSSLAMDKITTKRVLESAGIAQVPYVAIVEGDDVTAKIAEVEEKLTYPVFTKPSNMGSSVGISKSENQEELRQALELAFQYDSRVLVEQGVNAREIEVGLLGNYDVKSTLPGEVVKDVAFYDYDAKYIDNKITMDIPAKISDDVVAVMRQNAETAFRAIGGLGLSRCDFFYTDKGEIFLNELNTMPGFTQWSMYPLLWDNMGISYPELIEHLVDLAKQSFDKREAHLL; from the coding sequence ATGAAACAAACAATTATTCTTTTATACGGTGGGCGTAGTGCAGAGCGTGAAGTCTCTGTCCTTTCAGCTGAAAGTGTTATGCGTGCGGTCAACTACGACCGTTTCACAGTCAAGACTTTCTTCATCAGCCAGTCAGGTGACTTTATTAAAACACAGGAATTTAGCCAGACCCCAGGTCAAGAAGACCGTCTCATGACCAATGAAACTATTGATTGGGATAAGAAAATAGCGCCAAGTTCCATTTACGAAGAAGGCGCAGTGGTCTTTCCGGTTCTTCATGGTCCGATGGGAGAAGATGGCTCTGTTCAAGGATTCTTGGAAGTTTTGAAAATGCCTTACGTTGGTTGTAACATCTTGTCATCCAGCCTTGCCATGGATAAAATTACGACTAAGCGTGTCTTGGAGTCTGCCGGGATTGCCCAAGTACCTTATGTGGCCATCGTCGAAGGTGATGATGTGACTGCTAAAATCGCTGAAGTTGAAGAAAAATTGACTTATCCAGTCTTCACGAAACCGTCAAACATGGGTTCAAGTGTCGGTATTTCTAAGTCTGAAAATCAAGAGGAGCTCCGTCAAGCTTTGGAACTTGCCTTCCAATATGACAGCCGTGTCTTGGTAGAGCAAGGGGTGAATGCCCGTGAAATCGAGGTTGGTCTTTTGGGCAATTACGATGTGAAGAGCACTTTGCCAGGTGAAGTGGTCAAGGATGTTGCCTTTTATGACTATGATGCTAAATACATCGATAACAAGATTACCATGGACATCCCAGCCAAGATTAGCGATGATGTAGTAGCTGTCATGCGTCAAAATGCAGAAACAGCCTTCCGTGCGATTGGTGGACTTGGTCTATCTCGTTGTGATTTCTTCTATACAGATAAGGGCGAAATTTTCCTAAATGAGCTTAATACCATGCCAGGTTTTACCCAGTGGTCTATGTATCCACTACTTTGGGATAATATGGGAATCAGCTACCCAGAACTAATCGAGCATTTGGTTGACCTTGCTAAGCAAAGTTTTGACAAGCGCGAAGCGCATTTGCTATAA
- a CDS encoding UDP-N-acetylmuramoyl-tripeptide--D-alanyl-D-alanine ligase, with amino-acid sequence MKLTIHEVAQAVGAKNDVSLFADVQLEKAEFDSRLIGTGDLFVPLKGARDGHDFIETAFENGAVVSLSEKEVANHPYILVDDVLTAFQTLAAYYLEKTAVDVFAVTGSNGKTTTKDMLAHLLSTTYKTYKTQGNYNNEIGLPYTVLHMPEGTEKLVLEMGQDHLGDIHLLSELAHPKTAIVTLVGEAHLAFFKDRSEIAKGKLQIADGMAPGSLLLAPADSIVEDYLPTDKKVVRFGSGAELEVTDLIERKDSLTFKANFLEQALDLPVTGKYNATNAMIAAYVALQEGVSEEQIRQAFQNLELTRNRTEWKKAANGADILSDVYNANPTAMKLILETFSAIPANEGGKKIAVLADMKELGDQSVQLHNQMILSLSPDVLDTVIFYGEDIAELSQLASQMFPIGHVFYFKKTADEDQFEDLVKQVKESLGANDQILLKGSNSMNLAKLVESLENECK; translated from the coding sequence ATGAAATTAACAATCCATGAAGTTGCCCAAGCTGTTGGAGCTAAAAATGACGTTAGTCTTTTTGCGGACGTTCAGTTAGAAAAAGCTGAGTTCGACAGTCGTCTGATTGGGACAGGTGATTTGTTTGTGCCACTTAAAGGTGCGCGTGACGGTCATGACTTTATCGAAACAGCTTTTGAAAATGGTGCAGTAGTAAGCTTGTCTGAGAAAGAGGTTGCAAATCATCCCTACATTCTAGTAGACGACGTTTTGACTGCCTTTCAAACCCTCGCAGCCTACTATCTTGAAAAAACGGCAGTTGATGTCTTTGCAGTAACGGGTTCAAATGGAAAAACGACGACCAAGGATATGTTGGCGCATTTACTGTCAACAACCTACAAGACCTACAAAACTCAGGGAAATTACAATAACGAGATTGGCCTTCCTTACACAGTTCTCCACATGCCTGAAGGGACAGAAAAGTTGGTCTTGGAGATGGGGCAGGATCACTTGGGAGATATCCATCTCTTGTCTGAATTGGCTCATCCAAAAACAGCTATCGTGACCTTGGTTGGAGAGGCTCATTTGGCCTTTTTCAAAGACCGTTCAGAAATTGCTAAAGGAAAATTGCAAATTGCAGACGGTATGGCACCAGGTTCTTTGCTTTTGGCACCAGCCGACTCCATTGTAGAGGACTACTTGCCTACAGATAAAAAAGTGGTCCGTTTTGGGTCAGGAGCTGAGTTAGAAGTCACAGACTTGATTGAGCGCAAGGATAGTCTGACCTTTAAGGCTAATTTTTTGGAACAAGCCCTCGATTTGCCAGTGACAGGTAAGTACAACGCCACCAATGCTATGATTGCTGCTTATGTGGCTCTACAAGAAGGAGTTTCGGAGGAGCAAATTCGTCAGGCCTTTCAGAACCTAGAATTGACCCGCAATCGTACTGAGTGGAAGAAAGCAGCCAATGGAGCAGATATTCTGTCTGACGTATACAATGCCAATCCAACTGCTATGAAGTTGATTTTGGAGACATTCTCTGCCATTCCAGCTAATGAAGGGGGCAAGAAAATCGCTGTCTTAGCAGACATGAAGGAACTTGGTGACCAGTCTGTTCAGCTCCATAACCAGATGATTTTGAGCCTATCGCCAGATGTGCTGGATACCGTTATTTTCTATGGAGAAGACATTGCCGAATTAAGCCAACTTGCTAGTCAAATGTTCCCAATAGGTCACGTTTTCTACTTCAAGAAAACAGCTGACGAGGACCAATTTGAAGACCTAGTAAAACAAGTCAAGGAAAGTCTCGGTGCCAATGACCAAATCTTGCTCAAAGGCTCTAACTCCATGAATCTAGCCAAGTTGGTAGAAAGTTTAGAAAATGAATGCAAGTGA
- a CDS encoding NUDIX hydrolase N-terminal domain-containing protein encodes MNASDFAKYLQRMLAITDTGLTFTKDPFNRERYEDLRSLLSEMLNQGSDLDAEEVAEVMKPTSVYATPLMDVRAWIVEDEKVCLVRGKGEDSWALPGGFGEVGYSPTENILKEIEEETGFTAKAERLLAVFDTNRFQLQSKQYAKFVFECKLLDGQFQENQEIAELQFFAIDQLPVLSEKRITKEQMEILWQVYKGQRDQYVD; translated from the coding sequence ATGAATGCAAGTGATTTTGCTAAGTATCTTCAAAGAATGCTAGCCATTACGGATACTGGATTAACCTTTACAAAAGATCCTTTCAACCGTGAGCGTTACGAGGACTTGCGAAGCCTGTTATCTGAAATGTTGAATCAGGGATCAGACCTCGATGCAGAAGAAGTAGCAGAAGTCATGAAACCGACTTCCGTTTATGCAACTCCTCTGATGGACGTCCGTGCTTGGATTGTTGAGGATGAAAAAGTCTGTTTAGTTAGAGGAAAAGGGGAGGATAGTTGGGCTTTGCCAGGTGGTTTTGGTGAAGTTGGCTATTCTCCAACCGAAAATATTCTTAAAGAAATTGAAGAAGAAACCGGCTTTACAGCAAAAGCTGAAAGGTTACTTGCAGTTTTTGACACCAATCGTTTCCAACTACAGAGCAAACAATATGCAAAGTTTGTCTTTGAATGTAAGCTTCTTGATGGACAATTTCAAGAGAATCAAGAAATTGCTGAACTTCAATTTTTTGCCATTGACCAATTGCCAGTCTTATCTGAAAAACGCATCACCAAGGAGCAAATGGAGATTCTTTGGCAAGTTTATAAAGGACAAAGAGACCAATATGTTGATTAG